A window of Chthoniobacterales bacterium contains these coding sequences:
- a CDS encoding putative Ig domain-containing protein, producing the protein MQSYSTPFIHRLTSTPLRAAFRGLLVASLFAGFLIPLAAIGAPTISATQDDGTAAATRKLVGQQIDYTTVISNTAAVIVGSTANDATSVILTNNTPANTTDVGTVTISPIAFDDDYPQTIIGNVSINSANIPYSVFSNDFAGTPAATTISAFDATSVQGGQVTMVTAAGATLGQFTYNPPPGFEGTDTFTYTLTNSAGSSVGTVRLTVTGMVWFINNAASACTTVAAGCGRLSNPFSTLAAFNSANGVADAGLVHNPAANDNIFIFESATGYSGAVTLVSGQKLIGQDATATLAVITGLTPPSGSAAFPAMNTGGNNSTITSTVTLNTNTTVRGLSISSTTNTGMNDPAGAITGVNVSEVDVTTTTGTGVSLANIAGTLSFDGLTTSGGTGADLTGSNGSATFNFTGVTISSGGNTGFNATGGGTVNITGASNTLTSTTGVALNVVNTTIGASGLTFRSISVTGNNTLPASGIILNTTGSGGLKVTGNAGVCTPATQTCTGGTIQGTGSHGVNLTAVSNIEFNLVSIKNTGDHGLFGDGVNNFTLRDSIVFNFGNASASGPGGPSEDGLHFESTNNANTAAGHGLTGTVTFQRNTIGPDGHFVLTPNPPTPENKGIVIRNHNDVNLAMTVTGMKFFQISNDGIDADVSDGTATLNVDGSTADGANDFSQINGRAVTFQGPVDNAAARVLDLTIKNNTFTSVGIGGRWLAGGRCTMNARFTNNVMTSTTNDAIRSIADASIATLTPHATTNATITGNNFGGGSAFIAHHRQAVGNIAFNNNTNIGNVGGILVTAEVRSTVGIDILSNSATVSGNAGRNALYIQTANNGVAGTDNSTICANISGNNFSESPNNTGFQSTIVLDTVSNQGVINLENWNGSSPTYDVFLSNQNTLSGGTPNVIADNPANIHAGANCVTSTPLMFASGGVPSVATKSTPRGSASDSAAGEAKIVSGGADRREDAAPAAAEHAKPEIQSATLTREQIESIVVEAKRRWAATGLSSEQGAALDRLQFDVADLAALYLGSAGADHIKLNRKAGDQEWFVDAPPMTDGQFGKVISATQRFTEPEAAPAGRVDLLTAIMHEMGHALGLPDSYDVKDRENVMYGFLTSGERRLPANGQAIGAVPGSLSGAPHFLGSPVNIGTLPPNKSVTIKFSVTVGPITGNPQSVSSQGTVSGSNFANVLTDDPTVGGGADPTVTLLGIAPAFTSANATTFTVGTNGNFSVTANGAPPPTFTKTGTLPTGVTLDSNGLLHGTPAAGTGGTYPITITATNAIAPDAMQSFTLTVNQPPAVTSANNTTFTVGTAGTFTVTTTGFPTGATMVISETGALPSGVTFTNNNDGTATLAGTPGAGTGGTYPITITANNGVAPNGTQSFTLTVNQAPAITSAANTTFTVGTAGTFSVTTTGFPTNASMVIGETGALPSGVTFTNNNNGTATLAGTPGAGTGGTYPITITANNGVGSAAMQSFTLTVNQAPAITSANNTTFT; encoded by the coding sequence ATGCAATCCTACTCCACCCCTTTTATTCATCGCCTGACTTCCACGCCGCTTAGGGCAGCTTTTCGCGGCCTTCTTGTGGCCAGTTTGTTCGCCGGCTTTTTGATCCCGCTAGCCGCCATAGGCGCGCCAACTATTTCTGCGACTCAGGACGACGGCACGGCTGCCGCGACGCGCAAACTCGTCGGCCAGCAAATCGATTATACGACGGTCATCTCGAATACCGCCGCGGTCATTGTCGGCAGCACGGCGAACGACGCTACCAGCGTGATATTGACCAACAATACGCCGGCGAACACGACCGACGTCGGAACGGTGACCATCTCGCCGATCGCCTTCGATGACGACTATCCGCAGACAATCATCGGGAATGTCTCGATCAATTCGGCCAATATTCCCTACAGCGTTTTTAGCAACGACTTTGCCGGCACGCCTGCGGCGACAACAATCTCCGCCTTCGACGCGACCAGCGTGCAGGGCGGTCAGGTCACAATGGTCACCGCCGCGGGCGCCACCCTTGGCCAATTCACCTACAATCCACCCCCGGGGTTCGAAGGGACGGACACTTTCACCTACACGCTGACCAATAGCGCGGGCAGTTCGGTCGGCACGGTCCGGCTCACTGTCACTGGCATGGTTTGGTTTATTAACAACGCCGCGTCGGCCTGCACGACGGTCGCTGCTGGTTGCGGACGTCTTTCCAATCCATTTAGCACTCTTGCTGCATTTAATAGTGCCAACGGCGTGGCCGACGCCGGCCTCGTCCACAACCCGGCGGCAAACGACAACATCTTCATTTTTGAAAGCGCCACCGGATACAGCGGCGCGGTCACGCTGGTGTCTGGTCAGAAGCTAATCGGCCAGGATGCGACGGCCACGCTCGCCGTCATCACGGGACTTACGCCACCGAGCGGCAGCGCCGCATTCCCTGCGATGAATACCGGCGGGAACAACAGCACCATTACGAGCACGGTAACGCTCAACACAAATACGACCGTCCGCGGTCTCAGCATCAGTTCGACAACCAACACCGGAATGAACGACCCGGCCGGTGCGATTACCGGCGTCAATGTTAGCGAGGTCGATGTGACCACGACTACTGGCACCGGCGTTAGCCTGGCCAACATTGCCGGAACGTTGAGCTTTGATGGCTTGACGACGTCTGGCGGAACCGGTGCCGACCTCACGGGAAGCAATGGCAGCGCGACTTTCAACTTCACCGGTGTGACCATCAGTTCGGGCGGAAACACCGGCTTCAATGCGACCGGCGGGGGCACCGTAAATATCACCGGTGCGTCCAACACTCTCACCAGCACAACCGGCGTCGCGCTCAATGTCGTTAACACCACCATCGGCGCGAGCGGGCTGACTTTCCGCAGTATTTCGGTGACGGGGAATAATACGCTTCCGGCGAGCGGCATTATTCTAAACACCACCGGCAGTGGCGGGCTCAAGGTGACGGGCAACGCTGGAGTTTGCACGCCAGCAACGCAGACCTGCACCGGCGGCACGATTCAGGGCACGGGTTCTCATGGCGTAAATCTCACGGCCGTGTCGAACATCGAGTTCAACCTCGTTTCAATTAAGAATACCGGGGACCACGGCCTCTTTGGCGATGGGGTAAACAACTTCACGCTTCGTGACAGTATCGTTTTTAATTTCGGCAATGCATCGGCAAGCGGGCCGGGCGGACCCAGCGAAGATGGGCTGCACTTCGAGTCGACGAATAATGCCAACACCGCCGCCGGTCACGGCCTCACTGGCACGGTCACCTTCCAACGCAACACGATCGGACCAGACGGTCACTTCGTTCTGACTCCGAATCCGCCGACGCCGGAGAACAAGGGTATCGTCATTCGCAACCACAATGACGTGAACCTGGCCATGACCGTCACCGGGATGAAGTTTTTTCAGATTTCAAACGACGGTATTGACGCTGACGTCTCAGACGGTACCGCCACGCTTAACGTGGATGGAAGCACCGCGGATGGAGCCAACGACTTCAGTCAGATCAACGGACGCGCGGTTACCTTCCAAGGTCCGGTCGACAACGCGGCGGCCCGGGTCCTCGACCTGACGATCAAGAACAACACCTTTACCAGCGTTGGCATCGGCGGGCGCTGGCTCGCAGGAGGGCGGTGCACCATGAATGCTCGCTTCACTAACAACGTGATGACGAGCACGACCAACGATGCCATTCGCTCGATCGCCGATGCCAGCATCGCGACTCTAACCCCGCACGCCACGACCAATGCGACGATTACCGGCAACAACTTTGGTGGCGGCTCTGCGTTCATCGCCCACCACCGTCAGGCGGTCGGCAACATAGCCTTCAACAACAACACCAACATCGGCAACGTCGGCGGTATCCTGGTGACCGCCGAGGTTAGATCGACTGTCGGCATCGACATTCTCAGCAACTCCGCGACGGTCAGCGGCAACGCGGGCCGTAACGCCCTGTATATTCAGACCGCCAACAACGGCGTGGCGGGGACCGACAACTCGACCATTTGCGCCAACATTAGCGGCAACAATTTCTCCGAAAGTCCGAACAACACCGGTTTCCAGTCCACCATCGTTCTGGACACGGTCAGCAACCAGGGTGTGATTAACCTGGAAAACTGGAATGGCAGCAGCCCGACCTACGACGTTTTCCTGAGCAATCAAAACACGCTCAGCGGCGGCACACCGAACGTAATTGCCGATAATCCGGCCAACATCCATGCCGGCGCAAACTGTGTGACTTCGACGCCGTTGATGTTCGCTTCGGGTGGTGTGCCCTCAGTCGCCACCAAATCCACTCCGCGAGGAAGCGCTTCGGATTCAGCGGCGGGCGAGGCAAAGATCGTGAGTGGCGGCGCCGACCGGAGGGAAGACGCTGCCCCTGCCGCCGCCGAACATGCCAAGCCTGAAATTCAATCCGCGACGCTTACTCGGGAGCAAATCGAGTCGATCGTGGTTGAAGCCAAGAGACGCTGGGCGGCGACCGGTTTGAGTTCTGAGCAAGGGGCCGCGCTCGACCGCTTGCAATTCGATGTGGCTGACCTGGCGGCGTTGTATCTTGGCTCTGCGGGAGCCGACCATATCAAGCTCAATCGCAAGGCCGGCGACCAAGAGTGGTTCGTGGATGCCCCGCCGATGACCGATGGGCAGTTTGGCAAAGTTATTTCGGCGACGCAGCGCTTCACCGAACCCGAAGCTGCGCCCGCTGGCCGCGTCGACCTTCTCACGGCGATCATGCACGAAATGGGTCATGCTCTCGGCCTGCCGGATTCGTATGACGTGAAGGATCGCGAAAACGTGATGTATGGTTTCCTCACCAGCGGTGAACGGCGTTTGCCGGCCAATGGGCAGGCCATTGGCGCAGTCCCCGGCTCGCTGTCGGGCGCACCGCATTTCCTTGGCTCGCCGGTGAACATCGGCACGCTGCCGCCGAACAAGAGCGTGACGATCAAGTTCTCGGTGACCGTTGGTCCAATCACCGGCAATCCGCAATCCGTTTCCAGCCAGGGAACGGTCAGCGGCAGTAACTTCGCCAACGTTTTGACAGACGATCCGACCGTGGGTGGCGGAGCAGACCCAACCGTAACCCTGCTCGGCATTGCGCCGGCCTTCACGAGTGCGAACGCGACCACGTTCACCGTCGGCACCAACGGCAACTTTAGTGTGACCGCGAACGGCGCACCGCCGCCGACTTTCACCAAGACCGGTACCTTGCCGACTGGCGTCACCCTGGATTCGAATGGGCTGTTGCACGGAACTCCGGCGGCCGGCACCGGCGGCACCTATCCGATCACGATTACCGCGACGAATGCCATCGCGCCCGACGCGATGCAGAGCTTTACTCTCACGGTCAATCAGCCGCCCGCCGTTACGAGCGCGAACAATACGACCTTTACGGTGGGAACCGCGGGCACCTTCACGGTCACGACCACTGGGTTCCCAACCGGAGCCACCATGGTGATAAGTGAAACGGGAGCGCTGCCAAGTGGGGTGACGTTCACCAACAACAATGACGGCACCGCCACCTTGGCTGGCACGCCCGGGGCCGGAACCGGTGGCACCTACCCGATCACGATCACGGCCAACAACGGCGTCGCGCCGAACGGCACTCAGAGTTTCACCCTGACGGTGAACCAGGCGCCTGCGATCACGAGCGCCGCGAATACGACCTTTACGGTTGGAACCGCCGGGACATTCAGTGTCACGACCACCGGGTTCCCGACTAATGCCAGTATGGTGATTGGGGAAACCGGAGCTCTGCCGAGCGGAGTAACCTTCACCAACAACAATAATGGCACCGCGACGTTGGCCGGCACCCCCGGGGCCGGAACCGGTGGAACTTATCCGATCACGATCACGGCGAACAACGGCGTTGGCAGTGCCGCGATGCAAAGCTTCACCCTGACGGTGAACCAGGCGCCTGCGATCACAAGCGCGAACAATACGACCTTTACG